Genomic window (Synergistaceae bacterium):
AAACTCTGGCAAAACAAATCTCAAATAAACACACAAGAGTAGTTGCGGGACAAGACGGGATGATTATAAACTTAGACAACCTCAAAGTATTTACTCCCGTTGTTGATAAAAAAATAAAAATAAAAAAATATAGAATTATTTGACGAGAAATAGCTTAAACAAAACTGCTACTGTGATAAGAATATTCATTCTTAAAGAATAAACTTCTCCGTTCCAAGCCACACTTCTGTCAAAACTAGATTCAGCAGAATTCTCATTTTTGTATGGCATTAATTTTAAAGGAAAGAAAGAGGGAACATTTTTTCTGTATTCTAAATACACCTCACCAAACTTTGATTCCAAAAAACTTTCTTCGGCGGGAATGACAATTATCATATAAAGAGTAAGAAATGCAACTGAAAAAGCAAGTACACAGGGCCAGCCCAACATTAATGTCCAGCCAAGACCCATCACAAAATTCCCTAAATAAAGAGGATTGCGAATCCATTTATACGGTCCCCAAACGACTAGCTTAGGTGCTCCTATAGTGCTTGTCCTGTAGTTGGGAATATAGCCTGCCGCCCAAAATCTAAATGCTTGCCCAGCAACAAGAAAAAATGAACCTAAAATCAATCTCAAAAGATTATATTCATACGGAAAGATTAGTGCTATAACAGCAAAAACTCCCCATGCTATACCTCTGCATCTAAAAACAGCATCTCCGAAATTATTTTTTCTCACGGCCATCCTCCAGCTTCTTTTTTTCTTCTTTAAGGAGTTTATCTGCTCCACCCCAACCAAATTGCTTAATAACCATTAATGAACCCAAAGCAACTCCCGTATATTCAGAAAGAACTCTCCAGGTAACTGCCAAAATTCCAGCTAGGCTCCAAGGGACAAATAAGGCAAAAACAGCGGTAGCACCACCTTCTGCTGCCCCACTACTTCCAGGGGTGGGAACAAAATAAAGAAGAAAT
Coding sequences:
- a CDS encoding isoprenylcysteine carboxylmethyltransferase family protein — protein: MRKNNFGDAVFRCRGIAWGVFAVIALIFPYEYNLLRLILGSFFLVAGQAFRFWAAGYIPNYRTSTIGAPKLVVWGPYKWIRNPLYLGNFVMGLGWTLMLGWPCVLAFSVAFLTLYMIIVIPAEESFLESKFGEVYLEYRKNVPSFFPLKLMPYKNENSAESSFDRSVAWNGEVYSLRMNILITVAVLFKLFLVK